One window of Erwinia aphidicola genomic DNA carries:
- a CDS encoding 3-isopropylmalate dehydratase: protein MNAIIQGAVYVLGDNIDTDQILSAEFLKVNPSTPEGYAQLGALAMCGLPEGAQPFIDAVSGRSAYPIIVAGKNFGCGSSREHAVVALGAAGVKAVLAQSYARIFFRNCVATGELLPVACGQALYRQLCTGDRITLDTVTQSVTLEATGEQLAIDPVGELASIVDAGGLFAFARASGRIKTAG, encoded by the coding sequence ATGAACGCCATTATTCAGGGTGCGGTGTACGTACTGGGTGACAATATTGATACCGATCAGATTCTGAGTGCCGAATTTCTTAAGGTCAATCCCTCCACGCCGGAAGGCTACGCGCAGCTGGGAGCACTGGCGATGTGCGGCCTGCCGGAAGGTGCCCAGCCGTTTATTGATGCCGTCAGCGGGCGCAGCGCCTATCCGATCATCGTGGCGGGAAAAAATTTTGGCTGTGGGTCGTCGCGGGAACATGCGGTGGTGGCGCTGGGTGCGGCGGGGGTAAAGGCGGTGCTGGCACAATCCTATGCGCGTATCTTCTTCCGTAACTGTGTGGCCACCGGGGAGCTACTGCCGGTGGCCTGTGGCCAGGCGTTATACCGGCAGTTATGCACCGGCGACCGGATAACCCTTGATACCGTCACGCAGAGCGTGACGCTGGAGGCAACGGGGGAGCAACTGGCGATCGACCCGGTAGGGGAGCTGGCGAGTATCGTTGATGCGGGCGGGCTGTTTGCCTTTGCCCGCGCCAGCGGACGCATCAAAACCGCCGGGTAA
- a CDS encoding LysE family translocator: MTLQLWLAYTGVIAALIAIPGPSALISMTHGLRYGRRQALATVSGGVLAAMMLMTASALGLGAILAASTTAFTVLKVVGAAYLIWLGIAAWRDNSEPTAVSTSEMEEAPGAFRLFRKGFTVGISNPKDLLFFAALFPNFIDASQPHALQFATLAITWAVLDCSIMFSYACAGRRLSGVFASRRRLRILNRSTGSLFVFAGGALAISAK, from the coding sequence ATGACGCTTCAACTCTGGCTGGCGTACACCGGTGTGATTGCCGCACTGATTGCCATTCCCGGCCCTTCGGCGCTGATCAGCATGACCCACGGCCTGCGCTATGGCCGCAGGCAGGCGCTGGCGACCGTCAGCGGTGGCGTACTGGCCGCAATGATGCTGATGACGGCCTCCGCGCTGGGTCTGGGCGCGATCCTCGCCGCCTCAACCACCGCCTTTACCGTGCTGAAAGTGGTGGGCGCTGCCTATCTGATCTGGCTGGGAATTGCTGCCTGGCGCGATAACAGCGAGCCGACGGCGGTCAGCACCAGCGAAATGGAAGAGGCCCCAGGGGCATTTCGTCTGTTCCGCAAAGGCTTCACCGTCGGCATCAGCAACCCGAAGGATCTGCTGTTCTTCGCCGCGCTGTTCCCGAACTTCATCGATGCCAGCCAGCCGCACGCCCTGCAGTTCGCCACGCTGGCCATCACCTGGGCGGTGCTGGATTGCAGCATTATGTTCAGCTATGCCTGCGCCGGTCGCCGCCTATCGGGCGTCTTCGCCAGCCGCCGCCGTCTGCGCATTCTCAACCGCTCCACGGGCAGCCTGTTCGTCTTTGCCGGTGGCGCACTGGCCATCTCGGCGAAGTAA
- the treF gene encoding alpha,alpha-trehalase TreF, translated as MTFNQNETLIDNNHTEYEAWYDDYESGPEAGVEPQPEPIRGLPAPDILTPSDRYQDLFEAVQMSRIFPDSKTFADCAPKIEPERILYRYYLEREQQQFDLLKFVLENFDLPGTYDSRYVSDPTNTMAQHIDALWPVLTRQPQKHSEFSSLLPLPKPYVVPGGRFSETYYWDSYFSMLGFAAAGRCDLMRNMADNFAWMIDKYGHIPNGNRTYYLSRSQPPVFAMMVELFEKNDVHEAAHYLPQLKSEYAFWMDGQENLQPNQAYRHVVMLPDGSVLNRYWDDRDTPRDESWYEDVETARQSSRPASEVYRDLRAGAASGWDYTSRWLSEPGRLESIQTTSIVPIDLNAFLYKLETTIARLSASKGDQATADRYQQLALTRREIVDKYLWEEDTGLYRDYNWRDGEKASFSAAAVTPVYVGMSSLDQATRTSKAVRDYLLAPGGMLCSMEVTGEQWDSPNGWAPLQWLAVKGFNSYGEELLAQEIASRWLKTVGATYDQHHKMVEKYNISGDAALLGGGGEYPLQDGFGWTNGVTRRLLEMYPQL; from the coding sequence ATCACTTTCAACCAAAACGAAACGCTGATTGACAATAACCATACTGAATATGAAGCCTGGTATGATGATTATGAGTCGGGTCCAGAGGCGGGGGTTGAACCGCAGCCGGAGCCGATTCGTGGGCTGCCCGCCCCGGACATCCTCACCCCGTCAGACCGTTATCAGGATCTGTTCGAGGCGGTGCAGATGTCGCGTATTTTCCCCGACAGCAAAACCTTTGCCGACTGTGCGCCGAAGATTGAACCGGAGCGCATCCTGTATCGCTATTATCTGGAACGCGAGCAGCAGCAGTTCGACCTGCTGAAGTTTGTGCTGGAGAATTTCGATCTGCCGGGGACTTATGACAGCCGCTATGTGTCTGACCCCACCAACACCATGGCGCAGCACATTGATGCGCTGTGGCCGGTACTCACCCGTCAGCCGCAGAAGCACAGTGAGTTCTCCTCCCTGCTGCCGCTGCCAAAACCCTATGTGGTGCCGGGGGGTCGCTTTAGTGAGACCTATTACTGGGACTCATACTTCAGCATGCTGGGCTTTGCGGCGGCAGGGCGCTGCGATCTGATGCGCAATATGGCTGATAACTTTGCGTGGATGATCGACAAGTACGGCCATATTCCTAACGGCAACCGGACCTATTATCTCAGCCGCTCGCAGCCGCCAGTGTTCGCCATGATGGTCGAGCTGTTTGAGAAGAACGACGTGCATGAAGCGGCGCACTATCTGCCGCAGCTGAAAAGCGAATATGCGTTCTGGATGGACGGGCAGGAAAACCTGCAGCCGAATCAGGCCTATCGCCACGTGGTGATGCTGCCGGACGGCTCGGTGCTGAACCGCTACTGGGACGACCGCGACACGCCGCGCGACGAATCCTGGTATGAGGATGTAGAGACGGCCCGCCAGTCGTCACGCCCGGCGAGCGAAGTCTACCGCGACCTGCGTGCCGGGGCGGCTTCCGGCTGGGACTATACCTCGCGCTGGCTGAGCGAGCCTGGCCGTCTGGAGAGTATCCAGACCACCAGCATTGTGCCGATCGATCTCAATGCGTTCCTCTACAAGCTGGAAACCACCATTGCGCGCCTGTCGGCCAGCAAAGGCGACCAGGCGACTGCGGATCGCTATCAGCAGCTGGCGCTGACGCGCCGTGAAATCGTTGATAAGTATCTGTGGGAAGAGGATACCGGCCTGTATCGCGACTATAACTGGCGCGATGGCGAAAAGGCGTCGTTCTCTGCCGCTGCGGTCACCCCGGTGTATGTCGGCATGTCGAGCCTGGATCAGGCGACGCGCACCTCGAAAGCGGTGCGGGATTATCTGCTGGCGCCGGGCGGCATGCTGTGCAGCATGGAAGTGACCGGCGAGCAGTGGGACAGCCCGAACGGCTGGGCGCCGCTGCAGTGGCTGGCGGTGAAAGGCTTCAACAGCTACGGCGAAGAGCTGCTGGCGCAGGAGATTGCCAGCCGCTGGCTGAAAACCGTCGGTGCGACCTATGACCAGCACCATAAGATGGTGGAGAAGTACAACATCAGCGGTGATGCCGCGCTGCTGGGCGGCGGCGGTGAGTATCCGCTGCAGGATGGCTTCGGCTGGACCAATGGCGTGACGCGCCGCCTGCTTGAGATGTATCCACAGCTGTAA
- a CDS encoding ABC transporter substrate-binding protein gives MKKLTLTALALLVGFSASAFAAEELRFGVDPTFPPFESKAPDGSLQGFDIDMGNAICQQMQVKCVWVQTGYDGIIPALQARKFDAILSAMAMTEKRRQQVAFTDMLYNTPSALLTRKESKLLPELASLKGKTVGVAQGTTQEGYAKAMWGSQGVEVISYPNQSEIYPDLASGRLDSTFTSAASAESGFLKTPQGADYHIAGKPLYDPKYFGEGVGIGLRKDDTARIAKINAAMAELHKNGTYDQLSKKYFSFDVYHRPE, from the coding sequence ATGAAAAAACTGACTTTAACCGCGCTGGCACTGTTGGTGGGGTTTAGCGCTTCGGCATTTGCCGCTGAAGAGCTGCGCTTCGGCGTCGACCCGACTTTCCCACCGTTTGAATCGAAAGCGCCTGATGGCTCGCTGCAGGGTTTTGATATCGATATGGGTAACGCTATCTGCCAGCAGATGCAGGTGAAATGCGTCTGGGTGCAGACCGGCTATGACGGCATCATCCCGGCGCTGCAGGCGCGTAAATTTGACGCAATTCTCTCGGCCATGGCGATGACCGAAAAGCGCCGCCAGCAGGTGGCCTTCACCGATATGCTCTACAACACGCCGAGCGCACTGCTGACGCGTAAAGAGAGTAAGCTGCTGCCGGAGCTGGCATCGCTGAAGGGCAAAACCGTCGGCGTGGCGCAGGGCACTACCCAGGAGGGCTACGCGAAAGCGATGTGGGGCAGCCAGGGCGTGGAAGTGATTAGCTACCCTAACCAGTCCGAGATTTATCCGGATCTCGCTTCGGGGCGTCTCGACTCCACCTTTACCAGCGCGGCATCCGCCGAATCGGGCTTTCTGAAAACCCCTCAGGGTGCCGATTATCACATTGCCGGTAAACCGCTGTATGACCCGAAATACTTTGGTGAAGGCGTGGGGATTGGGCTGCGTAAAGATGACACTGCGCGCATTGCCAAAATTAACGCGGCGATGGCCGAGCTGCATAAAAACGGCACCTACGACCAGCTGTCGAAAAAGTACTTCAGCTTTGATGTTTACCACCGCCCGGAGTAG